A single Metarhizium brunneum chromosome 5, complete sequence DNA region contains:
- the NAM7 gene encoding ATP-dependent helicase NAM7 — MSLTRPDIEQPLSLQTIPDTALVPLHTFPIQEEFAWRHEQGTEIEMYNEEHLHRVLNERRQKFRCWVITPFSNLITAFTKPWLFLVQPPDNLEASGFPTTTDRFRIDMVSNVKRGGDEYSLAHIPATRIPNPFETCEAVRDTRIKTFAAYKVDVPRSWTNSEGDHIELDLMSEFQISCRETELDKIVLEEHEHQLLTIEWDVNSATFEAELDALHFFTEEKRLQNRGPTLKSQRAFRMIQNFHSSWKDFYDLHKDFPQLSNPELRRHAVPDAILRRFKAFNNDHSNAFNGLKQIPNGLYFVNGCPGSGKTEWNMILAGLIQCSKRRHKKRRNPILFLVDINKAVDDAASRYYSLCQEAGVTIRIVRMHGWPLEMRQSAKLHGSRSTTNQDSFAVPDFTNRFLVTAGLSKQTSVSRDPGIVPTLDQASWEYFEKNKRDAFLGLQKLLDKMDSGEALSTDDWKHLRSHVSRLYRVVLAGTDFIATTPVAAYGRFSKFFKPDIIFMDEASHARELTTLIPLAYFTPKAWIFTGDVKQTQPFVKDAKDREKHSGLRFNPFAAQLRMSTMARADHVNAVNSKLLINKRAFGNLHRLPSAMFYESQMRSGYDEASRYPDGVAHLTIYLQNLNGNRDVDENRIIVNLENSNEEKHRDSYWNPLHHQWVLAQATHLLQDDRFRGLRDREMGGTIMIATPYSTAVKQYHAAVKSWPESWQRRTQVLTVDKAQGNEADVVFLDMVRTTTAGFMDDPKRLNVAITRARQAEVILMRRTMAYVPGKRFGRSKYLSQLWDDTLLHKRIVTI; from the exons ATGTCGCTGACAAGACCTGATATTGAACAGCCACTGTCACTTCAGACAATACCAGACACC GCACTTGTACCTCTGCACACATTTCCGATTCAGGAAGAATTTGCCTGGCGTCATGAACAAGGTACCGAGATTGAAATGTACAACGAGGAACATTTGCACCGAGTCTTGAATGAAAGGCGGCAAAAATTCAGATGCTGGGTTATTACGCCTTTTAGCAACTTAATCACAGCCTTCACGAAGCCATGGCTATTTCTAGTTCAACCACCCGACAACCTGGAAGCGAGCGGTTTCCCAACCACCACAGACCGTTTCAGGATAGACATGGTTTCAAATGTCAAAAGAGGTGGCGATGAATATTCTCTCGCTCACATACCAGCTACCCGCATTCCCAATCCCTTTGAAACCTGTGAAGCAGTACGAGATACCAGGATCAAAACATTTGCAGCATACAAAGTCGACGTGCCACGGTCTTGGACGAATTCGGAAGGAGATCACATTGAGTTGGATTTGATGTCAGAGTTTCAGATATCTTGTAGAGAAACCGAGTTGGACAAAATCGTTCTGGAGGAACACGAACATCAGCTCTTGACCATCGAGTGGGATGTGAACTCAGCCACTTTTGAGGCAGAGCTCGACGCTCTTCATTTCTTCACTGAAGAAAAACGTCTACAGAATAGAGGCCCCACGTTGAAGTCTCAAAGAGCATTTCGTATGATTCAGAACTTTCATTCAAGTTGGAAAGACTTTTATGATCTCCACAAAGACTTCCCACAGTTAAGCAACCCAGAGCTGCGTAGGCATGCAGTCCCAGACGCAATTTTACGGCGATTTAAAGCCTTTAACAATGATCATTCGAACGCTTTCAACGGCCTGAAGCAGATACCAAACGGACTCTACTTCGTCAACGGCTGTCCGGGGTCTGGAAAGACAGAATGGAATATGATTCTGGCAGGCCTGATACAGTGTTCAAAAAGGAGGCACAAAAAAAGGCGAAACCCTATCCTGTTTCTGGTGGACATCAATAAAGCTGTAGACGATGCTGCTAGCAGGTACTACTCGCTTTGTCAGGAAGCCGGAGTAACGATCCGTATCGTCCGTATGCACGGATGGCCACTGGAAATGCGACAGAGTGCTAAACTTCATGGATCACGGTCAACTACAAATCAAGATAGTTTCGCGGTCCCAGACTTTACTAATCGATTTCTTGTGACCGCTGGCCTCTCCAAGCAGACCAGCGTGTCAAGAGATCCTGGCATTGTGCCGACTTTGGACCAGGCGTCATGGGAGTACTTTGAAAAGAACAAAAGGGACGCGTTTCTTGGCCTCCAAAAGttgttggacaagatggataGTGGCGAAGCCTTGAGTACAGATGATTGGAAGCATTTGAGAAGCCATGTCTCCAGGCTTTATCGTGTTGTTTTGGCGGGAACAGACTTTATCGCGACTACTCCGGTCGCGGCGTACGGAAGATTCTCAAAGTTTTTTAAACCGGACATCATTTTTATGGATGAAGCTTCTCATGCCAGGGAGCTCACCACACTCATCCCTCTGGCATATTTTACACCCAAGGCTTGGATATTTACGGGCGATGTGAAACAAACTCAGCCGTTCGTGAAGGATGCAAAGGACAGAGAGAAGCACAGCGGACTGAGGTTTAATCCCTTTGCTGCACAACTGAGGATGAGTACCATGGCTAGGGCAGACCATGTCAATGCTGTCAATAGTAAGTTACTCATTAATAAGCGGGCATTTGGAAACCTTCATAGGCTGCCATCTGCTATGTTCTATGAAAGCCAGATGAGATCCGGCTATGACGAGGCATCCCGATACCCTGACGGCGTGGCCCACCTAACTATTTACCTCCAAAATCTGAATGGTAACCGAGACGTCGACGAAAATCGCATTATCGTGAATTTGGAAAACAGCAATGAAGAAAAGCATCGCGACAGCTATTGGAACCCCCTTCACCACCAATGGGTTCTGGCCCAAGCCACACATCTACTACAGGATGACAGATTCCGTGGCCTCAGAGACAGAGAAATGGGCGGTACCATCATGATTGCAACTCCGTACAGCACTGCAGTAAAGCAGTATCACGCCGCAGTGAAAAGCTGGCCAGAATCTTGGCAAAGAAGAACTCAGGTCTTAACAGTAGATAAGGCACAGGGGAATGAGGCTGATGTGGTGTTTCTAGACATGGTCAGAACAACTACTGCCGGGTTCATGGATGACCCCAAGCGGTTAAACGTTGCTATCACGAGGGCACGCCAAGCTGAAGTTATTTTGATGCGCAGGACAATGGCTTATGTTCCTGGAAAAAGATTCGGAAGAAGCAAATATTTGTCGCAGCTATGGGACGACACACTTCTACATAAACGGATTGTAACGATATAG
- the RRP40 gene encoding Exosome complex component RRP40, with translation MSSEPVFVLPGDHIPPDLVPSHPKKPLRLGPGLRHVPPNDVVPTLAGQFVTDRPKNAIRVENSHGRYVPRVGELVIGTIHKTAADVYYVHLSDYTAPVLLPQLSFESATKKTRPVLAPGALVYARVTLANKHMDAELECVSSSTGKSDGLGPLTGGMMFDISLGMARRLMMPKSVQEGKIVVLEELGALGLQFDTATGRNGRFWVDSENTKTVLAVGRAIQETDERRLGVEDQKKLVRKIIKDLS, from the exons ATGTCTTCAGAACCGGTGTTCGTCCTTCCGGGCGATCACATCCCACCAGACCTTGTGCCCTCACATCCTAAGAAGCCGCTCCGATTAGGCCCCGGCCTGCGGCACGTTCCTCCGAATGATGTTGTGCCCACGCTGGCTGGCCAGTTTGTGACGGATAGACCAAAGAATGCGATTAGAGTTGAGAACTCACATGGGCGG TACGTCCCTCGGGTGGGAGAGCTCGTCATAGGAACGATTCACAAGACCGCCGCAGATGTCTACTACGTCCATCTGTCAGATTACACCGCGCCCGTGCTACTGCCGCAATTGTCGTTCGAGTCGGCGACCAAGAAGACACGTCCTGTCTTGGCACCCGGGGCGCTGGTCTACGCGCGCGTCACTCTGGCGAATAAGCATATGGATGCAGAACTAGAGTGTGTTTCATCGTCGACGGGGAAATCGGATGGATTGGGGCCCTTGACCGGCGGTATGATGTTTGACATATCATTAGGGATGGCTAGGCGACTGATGATGCCCAAGAGCGTGCAGGAAGGCAAGATTGTTGTGTTGGAAGAGCTGGGTGCGCTGGGTTTGCAATTCGATACCGCAACGGGCCGCAACGGGCGATTCTGGGTGGACAGCGAAAATACAAAGACTGTTCTGGCTGTCGGAAGAGCAATTCAGGAGACAGACGAGAGGAGACTAGGAGTAGAAGACCAAAAGAAATTGGTCCGAAAGATAATCAAAGATTTGAGCTGA